In Oncorhynchus tshawytscha isolate Ot180627B unplaced genomic scaffold, Otsh_v2.0 Un_scaffold_4246_pilon_pilon, whole genome shotgun sequence, a genomic segment contains:
- the LOC112240226 gene encoding sodium/potassium-transporting ATPase subunit beta-233 isoform X2, producing MSSNKDDGGWKKFVWDSDKGEFCGRTGGSLFKILGFYLIFYAFLAGVFIGTIQALLLTLSNYKPTWQDRVAPPGLSHTPRSDKSEIAFNLNDVETYLTYTKAMREFLVMYDDDKQRDQMKYEDCGEQPEDYKNRGDLESDVGIRKACRFQRSWLGPCSGMEDRDFGFKEGKPCLIVKLNRIVNFRPRPPSSNESIPEGAQTKVQPNVMPIFCTNKREEDAGKMGEVKYYGIGEGFPLQYYPYYGKLLHPQYLQPLVALQFVNLTMNTELRIECRAYGENIGYSEKDKFQGKFDVKFTVTNL from the exons TCGCTCT TTAAAATTCTAGGGTTCTACTTAATCTTCTATGCTTTTCTGGCTGGAGTATTCATCGGCACCATCCAGGCCTTGCTTCTCACCCTCAGTAACTACAAACCCACCTGGCAAGACAGAGTTGCTCCCCCAG GCCTGTCACACACCCCACGCTCCGACAAATCCgagatcgccttcaacttgaatgATGTGGAGACCTACTTGACTTACACCAAGGCCATGCGAGAGTTCCTGGTTATGTATGACGATGACAAACAGCGGGACCAGATGAAATACGAGGATTGTGGAG AGCAACCGGAAGACTATAAGAACCGTGGTGACCTGGAGAGTGATGTGGGGATCAGGAAGGCCTGTCGCTTCCAGAGGAGCTGGCTTGGTCCTTGCTCCGGCATGGAAGACAGAGACTTTGGCTTCAAGGAAGGAAAACCCTGCCTGATCGTCAAGCTCAACAGGATCGTCAACTTCAGGCCACGG CCCCCCAGCTCCAATGAAAGCATCCCTGAGGGAGCCCAGACCAAGGTCCAGCCCAACGTCATGCCCATCTTCTGCACCAACAAG agagaggaggacgcCGGTAAGATGGGTGAGGTGAAGTACTACGGCATTGGGGAAGGTTTCCCCCTCCAGTATTACCCTTACTACGGCAAGCTGCTTCACCCCCAGTACCTGCAGCCCCTAGTGGCCCTCCAGTTCGTCAACCTCACCATGAACACCGAGCTGCGCATCGAGTGCAGAGCCTACGGAGAGAACATTGGCTACAGCGAGAAGGACAAGTTCCAAGGAAAATTTGACGTTAAATTCACTGTCACCAACTTATGA
- the LOC112240226 gene encoding sodium/potassium-transporting ATPase subunit beta-233 isoform X1 codes for MEEVCMGFGQGGILWTHRGSWFKILGFYLIFYAFLAGVFIGTIQALLLTLSNYKPTWQDRVAPPGLSHTPRSDKSEIAFNLNDVETYLTYTKAMREFLVMYDDDKQRDQMKYEDCGEQPEDYKNRGDLESDVGIRKACRFQRSWLGPCSGMEDRDFGFKEGKPCLIVKLNRIVNFRPRPPSSNESIPEGAQTKVQPNVMPIFCTNKREEDAGKMGEVKYYGIGEGFPLQYYPYYGKLLHPQYLQPLVALQFVNLTMNTELRIECRAYGENIGYSEKDKFQGKFDVKFTVTNL; via the exons TTAAAATTCTAGGGTTCTACTTAATCTTCTATGCTTTTCTGGCTGGAGTATTCATCGGCACCATCCAGGCCTTGCTTCTCACCCTCAGTAACTACAAACCCACCTGGCAAGACAGAGTTGCTCCCCCAG GCCTGTCACACACCCCACGCTCCGACAAATCCgagatcgccttcaacttgaatgATGTGGAGACCTACTTGACTTACACCAAGGCCATGCGAGAGTTCCTGGTTATGTATGACGATGACAAACAGCGGGACCAGATGAAATACGAGGATTGTGGAG AGCAACCGGAAGACTATAAGAACCGTGGTGACCTGGAGAGTGATGTGGGGATCAGGAAGGCCTGTCGCTTCCAGAGGAGCTGGCTTGGTCCTTGCTCCGGCATGGAAGACAGAGACTTTGGCTTCAAGGAAGGAAAACCCTGCCTGATCGTCAAGCTCAACAGGATCGTCAACTTCAGGCCACGG CCCCCCAGCTCCAATGAAAGCATCCCTGAGGGAGCCCAGACCAAGGTCCAGCCCAACGTCATGCCCATCTTCTGCACCAACAAG agagaggaggacgcCGGTAAGATGGGTGAGGTGAAGTACTACGGCATTGGGGAAGGTTTCCCCCTCCAGTATTACCCTTACTACGGCAAGCTGCTTCACCCCCAGTACCTGCAGCCCCTAGTGGCCCTCCAGTTCGTCAACCTCACCATGAACACCGAGCTGCGCATCGAGTGCAGAGCCTACGGAGAGAACATTGGCTACAGCGAGAAGGACAAGTTCCAAGGAAAATTTGACGTTAAATTCACTGTCACCAACTTATGA